A stretch of Propionispora hippei DSM 15287 DNA encodes these proteins:
- a CDS encoding S-layer homology domain-containing protein, with amino-acid sequence MKKKIILTWLLALALAATAGTGFAASSFVDVNEKHWAYDSINKLVSTGVIEGYQDGYFRGDKPLSRYEFAVATAKAIDNYNKADDAEKSEILKLVAEFSKELDSIDARLGKVEQKVGSVKFSGDSRIRYQHNYGLNGKSNGQGADASRSQLRLRLTGDAVLDQNWSVSTRFGVQNTTGQTAGAAGVTLPAGAEQGSNNGQVFFDRAEFKYSKDAFTGTIGRSTLFLGQGLLYDFAFDGFTAGYASGKLTSKLLLGDASLTRSAWAQNVSGGAGTAWNQTEKFWGADFKYAFNPKLFATATAYQSTTAGYPYKDIALGINATLGDFRLLAEGVRNTYNNYGSSQYQGTTTSADAQKNGYWVDLRWKFADVNKPGSWSTNVRYVSLGKDAIDGPPTTLNWVGSSTIANGGGTAAASGYGIKGYELGGDYILAKGADLRLAVGKYKPYDKNYAGFDSYNTVATATLFFNF; translated from the coding sequence ATGAAGAAAAAGATAATTTTGACATGGCTGCTGGCATTGGCTCTGGCAGCAACAGCCGGTACGGGCTTTGCCGCCAGCAGTTTTGTGGATGTCAACGAAAAACACTGGGCTTATGATTCAATTAATAAATTAGTCAGTACCGGGGTAATTGAAGGCTATCAGGATGGTTATTTCCGGGGTGATAAACCGCTGAGTCGCTATGAGTTTGCGGTAGCAACCGCTAAAGCGATTGACAATTATAATAAAGCGGACGATGCGGAAAAATCGGAAATTCTTAAATTAGTTGCCGAATTTTCTAAGGAACTGGACAGCATTGACGCCCGTTTAGGCAAGGTGGAACAAAAAGTGGGCAGCGTTAAGTTCAGCGGTGATTCCCGAATCCGCTATCAGCATAATTACGGACTCAATGGCAAGTCCAACGGCCAAGGCGCTGATGCGTCGAGAAGCCAATTACGCCTGCGGTTGACCGGCGATGCCGTGCTTGATCAAAACTGGTCGGTAAGCACCCGCTTCGGAGTGCAAAATACCACCGGACAAACGGCCGGCGCGGCGGGGGTCACTCTGCCGGCCGGAGCCGAGCAAGGCAGTAATAACGGCCAGGTTTTCTTTGACCGGGCCGAGTTTAAATACAGTAAGGATGCTTTTACCGGGACCATTGGGCGGTCAACTTTGTTTTTAGGCCAGGGCTTGCTGTATGATTTCGCCTTTGATGGGTTCACGGCAGGCTATGCGTCCGGTAAACTGACCAGTAAATTGCTGCTCGGTGACGCCAGCCTGACCCGCTCGGCCTGGGCGCAAAATGTCAGCGGCGGGGCAGGGACTGCTTGGAACCAGACCGAGAAGTTCTGGGGAGCTGACTTTAAATATGCCTTTAATCCGAAACTTTTCGCAACGGCAACGGCATACCAAAGTACTACCGCGGGATATCCTTATAAAGATATAGCGCTGGGCATCAATGCTACGCTTGGTGATTTCCGGCTGTTGGCGGAAGGGGTCAGAAATACGTATAACAATTATGGCAGCAGTCAGTATCAAGGAACGACAACCAGCGCTGATGCTCAAAAAAATGGTTACTGGGTTGATCTGCGCTGGAAGTTTGCCGATGTGAACAAACCCGGTTCCTGGTCGACTAACGTGCGGTATGTCAGCTTAGGCAAGGACGCTATTGACGGACCGCCTACCACTTTGAACTGGGTTGGTTCCTCGACTATCGCCAATGGCGGTGGTACGGCAGCGGCAAGCGGTTACGGTATTAAGGGTTATGAACTGGGCGGTGACTATATTTTAGCCAAAGGAGCCGATCTGAGGCTGGCGGTAGGAAAATATAAGCCTTATGACAAGAATTACGCCGGCTTTGATTCGTATAATACGGTGGCTACGGCAACCTTATTCTTCAATTTTTAA
- a CDS encoding methionine ABC transporter permease, whose translation MEEDLFPLLAAGLGQTVYMVVMSTLFAVLLGLPLGICLVVTAKGHIMEAPSVHKPLDTLINATRSFPDLILIVLLLPLARWLVGTTLGATAAVVPLSMGAAPFVARLVESCLKEVDRGKIEAALAMGASSLQIIYKVLIPESLSSLVRAFTIAVITITSFTATAGAIGAGGLGSLAIRFGYMRYRDDIMIMTVIVLIILVQSMQWAGNRVATVLDKRRQG comes from the coding sequence ATGGAAGAGGACTTGTTTCCGTTATTGGCAGCCGGGTTGGGACAGACGGTGTATATGGTGGTTATGTCGACGCTGTTTGCCGTGTTGCTTGGCCTGCCTTTAGGAATATGCCTGGTCGTTACGGCAAAAGGGCATATTATGGAGGCACCTTCGGTGCATAAACCGCTGGATACCTTGATTAATGCCACCCGTTCGTTTCCCGATCTGATTTTGATTGTGCTGCTCCTGCCATTGGCTCGCTGGCTGGTGGGGACTACACTGGGAGCGACCGCCGCTGTGGTGCCTCTGTCGATGGGAGCCGCCCCTTTTGTTGCCAGGCTGGTGGAAAGCTGTTTGAAGGAGGTGGATAGGGGGAAAATTGAGGCTGCCTTGGCCATGGGCGCGTCTTCGCTGCAAATCATTTATAAAGTGTTAATTCCCGAATCGCTTAGCTCTTTAGTTAGAGCATTTACCATTGCCGTCATTACGATAACCAGTTTTACGGCAACCGCCGGGGCGATTGGCGCCGGCGGGCTGGGCAGCCTGGCCATACGTTTCGGGTATATGCGTTACCGGGACGATATTATGATCATGACGGTCATCGTATTGATTATTTTGGTGCAGAGTATGCAGTGGGCAGGCAACCGTGTTGCCACGGTTTTGGACAAACGAAGACAGGGGTAG
- a CDS encoding MetQ/NlpA family ABC transporter substrate-binding protein, producing MNKKLILGLALLVLAMGAVAGCGNNKEAAATNSQPAKKVLKVGAAVVPHAEILNFIKPALAKEGVDLEVVVLDDEGQLNPALAEKQIDANYFQHVPYLDSVSKEKGYQFTVTAKVHVEPIGFYSQKIKATGELKEGAQIAIPNNPSNEYRALVLLQKNGLIKLKEGIPDFKATPRDIVDNPKKLNFVEVDAAQLTRSLPDVDGAVINTNWILEAKIDPKSALFREEADSPYANVVVVRKGEENREEIKKLDKALTSPEVKKFIQDKYGVAVVPAF from the coding sequence ATGAACAAGAAGCTTATTCTGGGTTTGGCATTATTAGTCTTGGCCATGGGAGCCGTCGCCGGCTGCGGCAACAATAAGGAAGCTGCCGCAACCAATAGCCAGCCGGCTAAAAAAGTGCTTAAAGTAGGGGCAGCGGTGGTACCCCATGCTGAAATTTTGAATTTTATCAAACCGGCTTTAGCTAAAGAGGGCGTTGATTTGGAAGTTGTCGTACTGGATGATGAAGGACAATTGAATCCGGCGTTAGCGGAAAAGCAGATTGATGCCAACTATTTTCAGCATGTTCCTTACCTGGACTCGGTAAGTAAGGAAAAGGGCTACCAATTTACGGTAACGGCTAAAGTGCACGTGGAGCCGATCGGATTTTATTCGCAAAAGATAAAAGCAACCGGTGAATTAAAAGAAGGAGCCCAAATCGCCATTCCTAATAATCCTTCTAACGAATATCGGGCTTTAGTCCTGTTGCAGAAAAACGGATTAATTAAATTGAAAGAAGGCATACCGGATTTTAAGGCTACACCGCGTGATATTGTGGATAACCCGAAAAAGCTGAACTTTGTTGAAGTGGATGCCGCTCAGTTGACCCGGAGCCTGCCCGATGTGGATGGCGCCGTGATTAATACTAACTGGATTTTGGAGGCTAAAATTGATCCTAAGAGTGCTTTGTTTAGAGAAGAAGCTGATTCGCCTTATGCCAATGTCGTTGTTGTCAGAAAGGGTGAAGAAAATCGCGAGGAAATTAAGAAGCTGGATAAGGCTTTGACTTCGCCGGAAGTTAAGAAATTTATCCAGGATAAATACGGTGTCGCTGTAGTTCCAGCCTTTTAA